The stretch of DNA TTCTACATCATCGACTTGGTCGATCGTCGTCACAGGGCAGTCGGTCATCCCCAGCTCTTCACCTTGATAGATGTACGGCGTACCTTTCAGACCATGTAGCGTAATTGCCAACATCTTCGCGCTAAGCACCCGGTTCAAGCCAGTTGACGACCCAAATCGTGACACGGCACGCGGTAAATCATGGTTATTCCAAAACAAACTGTTCCAACCTTTAGGCCCCACAATTTGTTGACAATCATACAAAGCTTGCTTTAACCGACTAACTGATAAAGGCGTCGTTTCCCATTTTTCACCGCCAACTTGACGATCAGCCCACAAGTGACCAAATTGAAAAATCATACTTAATTCTTGATTGGCGGGATCACTGTATTGCAGCGCATCCTTAGGACCAGCACTCCAAGCTTCACCGACCGTTAAGAAGTCTCGGTCACCCCAAGTTTGGCGATTCATTTCGTGTAGATAATCATGCAGGTATGGCCCATTCACGAGTTGTTTTTTGAACGGCTCTTTCCCAATCATATCGATCACATCCATCCGAAATCCGCCAATACCTTTGTCGATCCAAAAGTTCATCATCGCGTAAATAGCTTGTCGTAATTGGGGATTTTGCCAGTTGAGATCAATTTGTTTGGCTGAAAATAGATGCAAGAAATATTGGCCACTCGGTTCATCAAACTCCCAAGCGGAACCACCGATAAATCCTGATGTCAGATCATTAGGCGCCTGTCCATCAACTGGATCTGACCAAACGTAATAGTCACGCGTTGGACTATCTGGATTGGCTTTCGCCTCAACGAACCAAGCATGCTCGTCGCTTGTATGGTTAACGACTAAGTCCATCACGATTCGAATCCCGCGTGCTTTGG from Lactiplantibacillus brownii encodes:
- a CDS encoding glycoside hydrolase family 13 protein, which produces MSQPWWQSAVVYQIYPRSFQDSNGDGIGDLPGIISRLDYLQELGVDALWLSPVYQSPNADNGYDISDYQAINPEYGTMADMDRLIAAAKARGIRIVMDLVVNHTSDEHAWFVEAKANPDSPTRDYYVWSDPVDGQAPNDLTSGFIGGSAWEFDEPSGQYFLHLFSAKQIDLNWQNPQLRQAIYAMMNFWIDKGIGGFRMDVIDMIGKEPFKKQLVNGPYLHDYLHEMNRQTWGDRDFLTVGEAWSAGPKDALQYSDPANQELSMIFQFGHLWADRQVGGEKWETTPLSVSRLKQALYDCQQIVGPKGWNSLFWNNHDLPRAVSRFGSSTGLNRVLSAKMLAITLHGLKGTPYIYQGEELGMTDCPVTTIDQVDDVEARTIYRQLRAKGDTEMTAMAKINRFSRDNARTPMQWDASFNAGFSTGQPWLAVNPNYDQINAATALAEPASIFRTYQRLIALRQTNPVLQMGVFAAIDAVPENVLAYTRTLNDVTWLICSNFSAEPTAVALPTCTVEVLVSNYAAVSEQLGPMKLRPYEAFMVALK